One genomic segment of Rivularia sp. PCC 7116 includes these proteins:
- a CDS encoding histidine phosphatase family protein, whose translation MPIYLVRHGKPTVSTKEKVQGNQFLDFIKCYDAAGIASDSVPPENLIDIIQKANVIFTSNLSRTIDSARILQPQVKPISNSIFREINCWRNFSTSAKLSALGWAVISRLLWEFKISPIVEPPVATRRRAKQAAELLIQEYQGHGSVVLIAHGGINTFIAKELRLLGWQGSRNLNNQHWGCTEYSLKAELTQLS comes from the coding sequence ATGCCTATTTACCTTGTACGACATGGAAAACCAACAGTTTCTACCAAAGAGAAGGTTCAAGGGAATCAATTCTTAGATTTTATTAAGTGCTATGATGCTGCGGGAATCGCAAGCGACTCGGTACCACCAGAAAATCTTATTGACATCATACAAAAAGCTAACGTCATTTTTACCAGTAATTTAAGTCGTACAATTGATTCAGCCAGAATTCTTCAGCCTCAAGTTAAACCAATAAGTAATTCAATTTTCCGAGAAATAAACTGTTGGCGAAATTTTTCTACAAGTGCGAAACTATCAGCTTTGGGTTGGGCAGTTATTTCTCGATTACTATGGGAATTCAAAATTTCTCCTATTGTTGAGCCACCAGTTGCTACCAGACGCAGAGCTAAGCAAGCAGCAGAATTATTAATACAAGAATATCAGGGTCATGGTTCGGTTGTTTTAATTGCTCATGGAGGAATTAACACCTTTATTGCTAAGGAATTAAGGCTTTTAGGATGGCAAGGTTCTCGAAATCTTAATAATCAACATTGGGGATGTACTGAATATTCTTTAAAGGCAGAACTTACGCAATTGTCATAA
- a CDS encoding cation:proton antiporter — protein sequence MAAEGHSLIVDFTTVLGASALGGYIANKLRQPVLLGYLASGLIVGPFGLKLLNDADLIKSLAEFGVAFLLFALGVEFSLTELKRVKDIAIKGSLLQIGLTTTLVTLITVIFGLASGFAEGIFLGVVFSLSSTAVVLKTLTDKGETYTLHGQIMLSILIVQDLALGVMLAILPALKQPENIAPALFLALVKVVGFAAIAFILSRYFVQRLIRSIAETESEELFLLTIIALCLGVALITAALGLSIEMGAFVAGLMISEIDYADHALAKVLPLRDTFASLFFASIGMLIDPNILVNNFGSILGLVSLVMIGKAAIIFPIVLKFGYSVKTAVIAALGINQIGEFSFVLELTGLALGLISEDTYLLLLGTTAITLIVTPILLERAPKIANLLTKTAFFRKYLQQFEKPKSLSIPETINSHVVVAGYGRVGQVVVKILQSQGYPLIVMDNSEAAIQRLRHKNIPYLFGDADSELVLEKAHLEKAKALVIALPDPASTRLLLERALSIASQLDIIVRSHSDKEIDVLTQMGAREVVQPEFEAALELGTHLLNTLGAPETQINTVIRKIRLDKYMSIRPDK from the coding sequence ATGGCAGCAGAAGGGCATAGTTTAATTGTGGATTTTACCACAGTTTTGGGTGCATCGGCGCTGGGTGGATATATTGCCAATAAGCTGCGTCAACCCGTTTTGTTAGGATATCTCGCTAGCGGATTGATTGTAGGTCCTTTCGGCTTAAAGTTATTGAATGATGCAGATTTAATTAAATCTTTGGCTGAGTTTGGAGTTGCTTTTCTGCTCTTTGCTTTGGGTGTAGAATTTTCTTTAACTGAACTCAAAAGAGTCAAAGATATTGCGATTAAAGGTAGTTTGCTGCAAATTGGATTAACTACTACCCTTGTCACTCTAATTACAGTTATTTTTGGTTTGGCTTCTGGTTTTGCAGAAGGAATATTTTTAGGTGTAGTCTTTTCTCTGTCTTCTACAGCAGTGGTACTAAAAACACTGACAGACAAAGGAGAAACTTATACACTCCACGGTCAAATTATGTTGTCGATTTTAATCGTTCAAGATTTGGCTTTGGGTGTAATGCTAGCGATTTTGCCAGCATTAAAACAACCAGAAAATATTGCTCCGGCTTTATTTTTGGCTTTAGTAAAAGTTGTTGGATTTGCCGCAATCGCATTTATTTTAAGTCGTTATTTTGTCCAGCGTTTGATTCGTAGTATTGCTGAAACTGAAAGTGAAGAATTATTCTTATTAACAATAATAGCTTTATGCTTGGGAGTTGCTTTAATTACAGCAGCACTCGGTCTTTCCATTGAGATGGGTGCTTTCGTTGCAGGATTAATGATTTCGGAAATTGATTATGCAGACCATGCTTTAGCTAAAGTTTTACCGTTACGCGATACCTTTGCCAGTCTTTTCTTCGCCTCTATCGGAATGCTAATTGACCCAAATATTCTAGTTAATAACTTCGGGTCAATTTTGGGATTAGTTAGTTTAGTAATGATAGGTAAAGCAGCAATAATATTTCCCATCGTACTAAAATTTGGTTACTCAGTAAAAACAGCAGTAATTGCTGCTCTTGGCATTAATCAAATAGGTGAGTTTTCTTTTGTACTTGAATTAACTGGTTTAGCTTTAGGTCTAATTTCTGAAGATACTTATTTATTACTTTTAGGTACCACCGCAATCACTTTAATTGTTACTCCCATCTTATTAGAAAGAGCGCCCAAAATAGCCAATCTTCTCACAAAAACGGCATTTTTTAGAAAATATCTCCAGCAATTTGAAAAACCAAAAAGCTTATCAATTCCAGAAACTATTAATTCTCACGTAGTTGTAGCGGGTTACGGAAGAGTAGGACAAGTAGTAGTTAAAATTTTGCAAAGTCAAGGTTATCCACTCATTGTTATGGATAACAGCGAAGCAGCAATCCAAAGACTAAGACATAAAAATATACCTTATTTATTCGGTGATGCAGACTCTGAACTTGTATTAGAAAAAGCACATTTAGAAAAAGCCAAAGCTCTAGTAATTGCTTTACCAGATCCCGCAAGCACAAGATTACTGCTTGAACGTGCTTTGTCAATAGCTTCGCAGTTAGATATTATAGTGCGATCGCACTCCGACAAAGAAATAGATGTTCTGACTCAAATGGGTGCAAGAGAAGTAGTACAGCCAGAATTTGAAGCAGCATTAGAATTAGGAACTCATTTACTTAATACTTTAGGCGCGCCGGAAACTCAAATTAATACAGTTATCAGGAAAATTCGCCTTGATAAGTATATGAGTATTAGACCAGACAAGTAA
- a CDS encoding sucrase ferredoxin, which produces MKKNFCSDNSRQAAEDIIGTATNNQTYVLIECPTPWNSDAFSSKWVPENLRLLVKEAKRAKLPIKFQLIANDFSHKVDSTKLLIYHQEEGGGKGYSKREFKLENIEQAASAIKKWLWGKNLKWEIDATTTRDILVCTHGSHDRCCARYGNPFYFHAKNMISEVGLDNVRIWRSSHFGGHRFAPTMIDLPEGRYYGNLDVESFKSILTHTGDIKRFKDIYRGWGILPRSIQIVERELILRYGWDWFDYKAAGRIVEESPDKSNVLAELTLEKPDGSVYSYQAKLVKNNNKTTTLKASCNATHDTVLVKYDVANMWLAARQLVKVAS; this is translated from the coding sequence ATGAAGAAAAACTTTTGTTCCGATAATTCTCGACAAGCAGCAGAAGACATTATTGGTACTGCAACGAATAATCAAACTTATGTTTTGATAGAATGTCCGACTCCTTGGAATTCGGATGCTTTTAGTTCTAAATGGGTTCCAGAAAACCTGCGATTATTGGTAAAAGAAGCAAAAAGAGCCAAATTACCGATTAAATTTCAGTTAATTGCGAATGATTTTTCTCATAAAGTAGATTCGACAAAGCTTTTGATTTATCACCAAGAAGAAGGGGGAGGTAAAGGATATTCCAAAAGAGAATTTAAGCTGGAAAATATCGAACAAGCAGCATCAGCGATTAAAAAATGGTTATGGGGAAAAAATCTCAAGTGGGAAATAGATGCAACTACAACTAGAGACATATTAGTTTGTACTCACGGTAGCCACGATAGATGCTGCGCTAGATATGGAAATCCGTTTTATTTTCATGCAAAAAACATGATCTCTGAGGTAGGTTTAGATAACGTGAGAATTTGGAGATCCAGTCATTTTGGCGGGCATCGATTTGCACCAACGATGATAGATTTACCCGAAGGCAGGTATTACGGCAATCTCGATGTAGAATCATTCAAATCGATACTCACTCATACTGGTGATATCAAACGGTTTAAAGATATATATAGAGGTTGGGGAATTTTACCCCGCTCAATTCAAATTGTAGAAAGGGAGCTAATTCTCCGTTACGGATGGGATTGGTTTGATTACAAAGCAGCAGGTAGAATTGTTGAGGAAAGCCCGGATAAAAGTAATGTATTAGCAGAATTGACTTTGGAAAAGCCTGACGGTTCAGTTTACAGCTACCAAGCTAAATTGGTGAAAAATAATAATAAGACAACAACTCTAAAAGCTTCTTGTAATGCTACCCATGATACTGTTTTAGTAAAATATGATGTTGCAAATATGTGGCTTGCTGCTAGGCAGTTAGTAAAAGTAGCCAGTTAA
- a CDS encoding HAD family phosphatase, whose protein sequence is MLTAILFDLDGTIVNTDPIHYQIWYGILLEYHIKINENIYKSNITGRLNPDIIRDLLPHLSQKEIESFAEEKEARFREQASLLKPIKGFAKLLTWSKQHHLKSALVTNAPKLNAYFMLEVLQLKEAFDIVILAEEEVAAKPDPTPYKVALERLGVNARETIAIEDSPSGIRSSVSAGIRTVGMTSTQTSETLEGFGAFATISDFTNLQLWTFLNSQLAENHEV, encoded by the coding sequence ATGTTGACTGCAATTCTATTTGATTTAGATGGAACAATTGTTAACACTGACCCAATACATTACCAAATTTGGTATGGTATTTTACTTGAATATCATATAAAAATCAATGAAAATATATATAAATCTAATATTACTGGTAGGCTAAATCCAGATATTATTCGAGACTTATTACCGCATTTATCACAAAAAGAAATAGAATCGTTTGCAGAAGAGAAAGAAGCAAGATTTCGCGAGCAGGCATCATTACTCAAACCGATAAAGGGATTTGCTAAATTATTAACATGGAGCAAGCAGCATCATCTCAAATCTGCTTTGGTTACTAATGCTCCAAAACTCAATGCATATTTTATGTTGGAAGTTTTGCAGTTAAAAGAAGCTTTTGACATTGTAATTTTAGCAGAAGAAGAAGTTGCAGCAAAGCCAGACCCAACTCCTTACAAAGTTGCTCTGGAAAGATTAGGCGTAAATGCCCGAGAAACTATCGCAATTGAAGACTCTCCTTCCGGAATTCGTTCGTCAGTATCTGCTGGTATCCGTACTGTTGGTATGACTTCCACTCAAACTTCGGAAACCTTAGAAGGGTTTGGTGCTTTTGCAACAATTTCTGATTTTACAAATTTGCAGCTATGGACATTTCTGAATTCGCAGTTAGCCGAAAATCATGAAGTCTAA
- a CDS encoding glucosamine-6-phosphate deaminase, whose amino-acid sequence MSNAKKDFRVDSLGVQIYNSEDELALSTATIVQQYLLSILEKKQTATVIFATGNSQLKFLDFLVKFNNIDWSKIICFHLDEYLGISANHSSSFRYYLRKRIEKLISPQKFNYIEGDTLEPLRECDRYSKLLATQPVDLCMLGIGENGHLAFNEPSVADFDDAYKVKLVKLDSVNHQQQVDEGHFPNLESVPKYAFTLTIPTICTAKKIICLAPGKRKAKVVKQLLQGNITEQFPASILRKQSQASLLLDVDAASLIDN is encoded by the coding sequence ATGTCAAACGCTAAAAAAGATTTTCGCGTTGATAGTTTAGGAGTTCAGATTTATAATTCCGAAGATGAACTTGCTCTGTCAACAGCAACCATCGTTCAACAGTATTTACTTTCAATTCTCGAAAAGAAACAAACCGCTACAGTCATTTTTGCAACCGGAAATTCTCAACTTAAGTTTCTTGATTTTTTAGTCAAGTTCAATAATATTGATTGGTCAAAAATTATCTGTTTTCATTTAGATGAATATCTAGGTATATCGGCGAATCATTCCTCAAGCTTCAGATATTATTTACGAAAGCGGATCGAAAAACTCATTTCACCTCAAAAATTCAACTATATAGAAGGTGATACATTAGAGCCTTTGCGAGAGTGCGATCGCTATTCCAAATTACTTGCAACGCAACCAGTTGACTTATGTATGCTGGGAATAGGAGAAAACGGGCATTTAGCTTTTAACGAACCTTCAGTAGCAGATTTTGACGATGCTTACAAAGTTAAACTTGTAAAATTAGATTCAGTTAACCATCAGCAGCAAGTAGATGAAGGGCATTTCCCCAACTTAGAAAGCGTGCCTAAATATGCTTTTACACTCACGATACCAACAATTTGTACGGCAAAAAAAATAATTTGTTTGGCACCGGGGAAACGTAAAGCCAAAGTAGTTAAACAATTGTTACAAGGAAATATTACAGAACAATTTCCAGCTTCTATTCTCCGAAAGCAATCCCAAGCAAGCTTGCTATTAGATGTAGATGCAGCAAGTTTAATTGACAATTAG
- a CDS encoding ABC transporter permease: MLKLFFAELRCSWIEFRRYPIESISQIVIVSTIFYGLFLGAGYIVGSNLQLGDRLDSIVVGYVLWILVNFVMTNIAGKIQYEAQTGTLEQLFLSRYSAVKVFLMRGLAYLTLEILKIILIIFIIIALTGSSLYFPPVLVLPFICVLLGAYGFAFIIGSLALILKRVQQLIPLLLFPLLFLLTIPTETWTGNPKLFAQLIPMTPGAGLLRDLMARGEALNLATLSIAFINGIIYFTIGLLLFRFAEKEAKRKGILSGY; encoded by the coding sequence ATGCTCAAATTATTTTTTGCAGAGCTTCGTTGTAGCTGGATAGAATTTCGCCGTTATCCAATTGAGTCTATTTCACAAATTGTAATTGTTAGTACTATTTTTTACGGACTTTTCTTAGGTGCTGGCTACATTGTCGGCTCCAATCTTCAGCTAGGAGATAGACTCGATTCTATTGTTGTGGGCTATGTGCTTTGGATTTTAGTAAACTTTGTGATGACAAATATTGCTGGAAAGATACAGTACGAAGCGCAAACTGGTACTTTAGAGCAGTTGTTTCTCTCTCGCTACAGTGCGGTAAAAGTTTTTTTAATGCGAGGATTAGCTTATTTAACTTTAGAAATACTCAAAATTATTCTTATTATTTTCATTATTATTGCACTTACAGGTAGCAGCTTATATTTTCCTCCGGTATTAGTTCTACCTTTTATTTGCGTGTTGTTAGGAGCCTATGGTTTCGCTTTTATTATAGGTTCTTTAGCTTTGATTTTGAAAAGAGTGCAGCAATTAATTCCTTTGCTTTTATTTCCATTATTATTTTTATTAACCATACCTACAGAAACTTGGACTGGTAATCCTAAATTGTTCGCACAATTAATACCAATGACTCCTGGTGCTGGTTTATTACGCGATTTGATGGCACGGGGTGAAGCTTTAAATCTAGCTACATTATCTATCGCTTTTATTAACGGTATTATCTACTTTACAATTGGATTGTTGCTATTTAGATTTGCAGAAAAAGAAGCTAAGCGCAAAGGAATTTTAAGTGGATATTAA
- a CDS encoding SpoIID/LytB domain-containing protein, with protein MKFRLNNPSMLSQIKIRHWWLGVLLWMFLIVPAQASVIMRVAIKRDVKQVKVGSSTTAVIKDGSGNSLGTLPAREAYYAQAVSGQVALDKWKSPLFWIEPKGKGFVYIGNRWYRGRTLVIPTEKGLTAVNWIDLEEYLYSVLGGEMDARWHPEALKAQAIAARSYALYRRQREQANPLFDVGNTPDKWQIYKGVVAEHPAIYAAVDGTSGQVLTHNNQIIESVFHACSGGHTENVEDVWGNSLPYLRAVPDFDLNTPNLAKIAPKCQWQKSFSSSQISKKFPEVGNVTQMKPVELSPFNSVKKLRIIGEKGTKELKGEQVRTALKLNSTRFVVNKGENNTFVLQGRGWGHGLGMSQYGARYLATQGYNHLQILNHYYRNVALAPIQVK; from the coding sequence ATGAAATTCCGATTAAACAATCCTTCAATGTTATCCCAAATCAAAATACGCCATTGGTGGCTCGGAGTACTGTTGTGGATGTTTTTGATTGTCCCAGCACAAGCATCGGTAATTATGCGCGTGGCAATTAAGCGGGATGTGAAACAAGTCAAAGTAGGTAGTTCCACTACTGCGGTTATCAAAGATGGTAGCGGCAATAGCTTAGGAACTCTGCCAGCAAGAGAAGCTTACTATGCTCAAGCAGTTTCCGGACAAGTTGCCCTAGATAAATGGAAATCCCCTTTGTTCTGGATTGAACCTAAAGGTAAAGGATTTGTTTACATTGGTAACCGTTGGTATCGTGGCAGAACTTTAGTTATTCCCACAGAAAAAGGGCTAACTGCTGTCAACTGGATTGATTTAGAAGAATATCTTTATAGTGTCTTAGGCGGTGAAATGGATGCGAGATGGCATCCAGAAGCCCTCAAAGCTCAGGCGATCGCCGCTCGTAGCTATGCTCTTTACAGAAGACAAAGAGAACAAGCTAATCCCCTTTTTGATGTCGGCAATACCCCCGATAAATGGCAGATTTACAAGGGAGTAGTAGCAGAACATCCTGCAATTTATGCCGCAGTAGATGGGACATCAGGACAAGTATTAACCCATAACAATCAAATTATTGAATCAGTATTTCATGCTTGCTCTGGCGGACATACCGAAAACGTAGAAGATGTATGGGGTAATAGTTTACCTTACCTACGTGCGGTTCCTGACTTCGATTTAAATACTCCTAACCTAGCTAAAATTGCCCCTAAATGTCAGTGGCAAAAAAGTTTTTCATCTTCACAAATCAGTAAGAAGTTTCCCGAAGTCGGCAACGTTACACAAATGAAACCTGTAGAGCTTTCACCTTTTAACAGCGTTAAAAAATTACGAATTATTGGCGAAAAAGGTACCAAAGAGCTAAAAGGAGAACAAGTTCGTACCGCACTCAAGCTTAATAGTACTCGTTTCGTTGTTAACAAAGGAGAAAACAATACTTTTGTTCTACAAGGTCGCGGTTGGGGACATGGTTTAGGAATGAGTCAATATGGAGCCAGATATTTAGCAACTCAAGGCTACAACCACCTACAAATTTTGAATCATTACTATAGAAACGTAGCTTTAGCTCCGATTCAGGTTAAGTAG
- a CDS encoding ribonuclease Z: protein MQITFLGTSSGVPTRSRNVSSVALRLPQRAELWLFDCGEGTQHQILRSDLKMSQLSRIFVTHMHGDHIFGLMGLLASCGLAGNVSRVDIYGPQGLNEYLQACRRYSHTHFSYPVKVHAVRPGVVYEDSEFRVSCDILHHRITAYGYRVEEKNRAGRFDVEKAKALEIPPGRIYGQLKRGESVTLKDGRVINGADLCGPTEIGRKVVYCTDTVFCENAVDLAKDADVLIHEATFAHQDSQMAFDRLHSTSTMAAQTALAAGAHNLIMSHFSPRYAPGNAIELKDLLNEGRAIFPNTKMAYDFMTYDVPRRRESVRS, encoded by the coding sequence GTGCAAATAACATTTTTAGGGACGAGTTCCGGGGTACCTACAAGGTCGCGCAATGTTTCTAGTGTTGCCCTGAGATTGCCGCAAAGAGCAGAATTATGGTTATTTGATTGTGGTGAAGGTACCCAACATCAAATATTGCGGAGTGACTTAAAAATGAGTCAACTCTCCCGAATTTTTGTTACTCATATGCACGGCGATCATATATTTGGTTTGATGGGGCTTCTTGCTAGCTGCGGTTTAGCAGGAAATGTCAGCCGCGTTGATATTTATGGCCCGCAAGGCTTAAACGAATATTTGCAAGCTTGCAGACGCTATTCTCATACACACTTTTCTTACCCGGTAAAAGTTCATGCTGTTCGTCCGGGAGTAGTTTATGAAGATTCAGAATTTAGGGTTAGCTGCGATATTTTGCATCATCGAATTACAGCTTATGGTTATCGTGTGGAGGAAAAAAACAGAGCCGGAAGATTCGATGTTGAGAAAGCAAAAGCCTTGGAAATTCCTCCCGGTAGAATATATGGTCAGCTCAAACGTGGCGAAAGCGTAACTTTAAAAGATGGAAGAGTTATTAACGGTGCTGACTTATGCGGACCTACGGAAATCGGGCGCAAAGTTGTATATTGTACCGATACGGTATTTTGTGAAAATGCAGTGGATTTAGCCAAAGATGCTGACGTATTAATTCACGAAGCTACTTTCGCCCATCAAGATTCCCAGATGGCTTTTGACAGACTGCATTCGACATCTACAATGGCTGCACAAACGGCCTTAGCAGCAGGCGCGCATAATTTAATTATGAGTCATTTTAGTCCCCGTTATGCTCCTGGCAATGCCATTGAGCTAAAAGACTTACTTAACGAAGGTAGAGCTATTTTCCCTAATACGAAGATGGCTTACGACTTTATGACTTACGATGTTCCCAGAAGAAGGGAATCAGTTCGCAGTTAG
- a CDS encoding NAD(P)-dependent oxidoreductase, whose product MKVGIIREGKTKSDTRVPLTPKQCRYLLETYRDLQIFVQPSQERCFSNEEYQNQGIPIKENMEECELLLGVKEVPISMLIPQKTYLFFSHTIKKQPYNRELLRSILQQKIRLIDYECLTDEYGKRVIAFGRWAGIVGGHNAILAWGRREGKFNLKPMHECHDWAEAQTYYQNLPLSNIKLVVTGEGRVASGAVEVLEKMKIKRVSPQEFLEHNSSEPVYTQLAVKDMYRFAGEQNFDDSHYYQHPEEYVSSFAPYTRTANIMLNGIYWDKRIPAFFSKEDMKRKDFTIRVIADVTCDIAPDSSIPSTIKASSITNPIYGYDPLLSKETEPFQNHCIDVMAVDNLPNELPRDASQDFGNQLISKVWSQLNQADSRMIYEGTIAFNGRLNKPYEYLKDYVS is encoded by the coding sequence ATGAAAGTAGGAATCATTAGGGAAGGCAAAACAAAGAGTGATACTAGAGTGCCGTTGACACCCAAGCAATGCCGATATTTGCTTGAAACTTATCGAGATTTACAAATATTTGTCCAGCCCAGTCAGGAACGCTGCTTTAGCAACGAGGAATATCAAAATCAAGGTATCCCCATAAAAGAAAATATGGAGGAATGCGAACTTTTGTTAGGGGTTAAAGAAGTTCCTATTTCAATGCTAATACCTCAGAAAACCTATCTATTTTTCTCTCATACGATTAAAAAACAACCATATAATCGAGAACTTTTACGTTCAATATTGCAACAAAAAATTCGCTTAATTGATTATGAATGTTTAACTGATGAGTACGGCAAACGAGTAATTGCTTTTGGACGTTGGGCAGGCATTGTTGGCGGTCATAATGCCATTCTGGCTTGGGGGCGACGCGAGGGAAAGTTTAATCTCAAACCCATGCATGAGTGCCATGATTGGGCAGAAGCTCAAACTTATTATCAAAACTTACCTCTTTCTAATATAAAACTGGTAGTCACCGGAGAAGGTAGAGTTGCTAGCGGTGCAGTTGAGGTGTTGGAAAAAATGAAAATTAAAAGGGTTTCACCTCAAGAATTTCTCGAACATAACTCCTCTGAACCCGTATATACACAGCTAGCGGTAAAAGATATGTATCGCTTTGCAGGAGAACAGAATTTTGATGACAGTCATTATTATCAGCATCCCGAAGAATATGTTTCTAGTTTTGCTCCCTATACTCGTACTGCGAATATTATGCTCAACGGTATTTATTGGGATAAGCGTATTCCAGCTTTCTTTAGTAAAGAGGATATGAAACGCAAAGACTTTACTATTCGTGTTATTGCCGATGTCACTTGCGATATTGCTCCAGATTCTTCTATCCCTTCTACAATAAAAGCTTCTTCAATTACTAATCCGATTTATGGTTACGACCCTTTATTATCCAAGGAAACCGAGCCATTCCAAAATCACTGTATCGATGTTATGGCAGTGGATAATTTACCGAATGAACTGCCGAGAGATGCTTCACAAGATTTTGGAAATCAATTAATTTCAAAAGTATGGTCGCAGTTAAATCAAGCTGATAGCCGAATGATTTATGAAGGGACTATTGCCTTTAATGGTAGGTTAAATAAGCCTTATGAGTATTTAAAAGATTATGTCAGCTAA
- a CDS encoding site-2 protease family protein, with translation MNNTIRVGNLFGIPFYIHPSWFLVLGLVTWTYGSGLGNAFPYLGSGSALLLGLMTALMVFGSVVAHELGHSFVAIRQGIDVKSITLFIFGGLASLEKESNTPASAFWVAIAGPLVSLLLFGVFAVIGFGTAASGVFSAILSVLAAVNLALFAFNLIPGLPLDGGNILKAIVWKITGNPNKGVVFASRVGQIFGWIAIASGLIPLLLTGSFANFWNLLIGFFLLRNAGNAAQVARVQEQFTGLTAGDAVSSDSPIVADNLTLREFADEQIVTGQKWRRFLVTNSDGQLVGAISAECFRTVSPQLWSETLIKDVMRPIAESTTVKADQPLLEVVQLIEQQKLSALTVIRDNNVLVGILEKSAILSLLQKRMLSNPA, from the coding sequence ATGAATAACACAATACGTGTTGGCAACCTCTTCGGAATTCCCTTTTATATTCACCCATCCTGGTTTTTGGTATTGGGTTTGGTGACTTGGACTTATGGTAGCGGGCTAGGCAATGCATTTCCTTATTTGGGAAGTGGTTCTGCTTTGCTGCTGGGTTTAATGACAGCTTTAATGGTTTTTGGCTCTGTCGTTGCTCACGAACTGGGACATAGTTTTGTTGCCATTCGTCAAGGGATTGATGTTAAATCCATCACCCTGTTTATATTTGGAGGTTTGGCAAGTTTAGAAAAAGAATCAAATACTCCGGCATCTGCTTTTTGGGTAGCGATTGCAGGTCCTTTAGTTAGCCTGTTGTTGTTTGGTGTATTTGCAGTAATTGGTTTTGGGACTGCCGCATCTGGTGTTTTTTCGGCAATCTTGAGCGTTTTAGCTGCTGTTAACTTAGCACTCTTCGCATTTAACCTAATTCCTGGCTTGCCCTTGGATGGAGGAAATATACTCAAGGCAATAGTGTGGAAAATCACTGGTAATCCTAATAAAGGAGTGGTTTTCGCTAGTAGAGTCGGACAAATCTTTGGTTGGATTGCGATCGCGAGTGGTTTGATTCCACTATTGTTAACTGGCAGTTTTGCTAACTTCTGGAATTTATTAATTGGTTTCTTCTTGTTGAGAAATGCTGGTAATGCAGCCCAAGTTGCAAGGGTACAAGAGCAGTTTACAGGTTTAACAGCTGGTGATGCGGTAAGTAGCGATAGCCCGATTGTTGCCGATAATCTTACCCTCAGAGAGTTTGCAGACGAGCAGATAGTAACCGGACAAAAATGGCGGCGCTTTTTAGTTACTAACAGTGATGGACAACTTGTAGGAGCAATATCTGCTGAGTGTTTTCGTACCGTTTCACCGCAATTATGGTCGGAAACTCTAATTAAAGATGTAATGCGACCAATTGCAGAATCTACTACAGTAAAAGCCGACCAACCTTTATTAGAAGTAGTGCAGTTAATCGAACAACAAAAACTATCTGCACTGACCGTAATTCGCGATAATAACGTGTTGGTGGGAATTTTAGAAAAATCTGCAATACTTAGCTTGTTACAGAAAAGGATGCTTTCCAATCCTGCTTAA